The genomic region aaaatgtcTTCGTTGAAATCGGAGATCCAGAATCCAACTGATAACTCAAAGTGAGTTTGTCAGGAAATAGGAAAGAGTAACTCAAAGTGAGTTTGTCAGGAATTGGTGCTCAAAGGATGCAAGGTATTATGTAAGGGGCCAAAATGAAGTTTGAACTAGAAATTGTTTAGACCATTATTCGATGCATTACATGCATAAACTCGAAGCATCATCCAAATTTGCTAGCCTTGGGCAACAATGTTTCACATACTTCATTCAACAAACAATACTAACAGTTCCACCAATAAAGATGTTCTTCTTATATAGAAATTTGTTGCAAGACCCAAACTGTCagagataaatattatattgaaagATAGCCAAGGACTAGGTTACTCACATCATAATCCCATGAGGGACTGTCCTTCCTTTCAGAAACATCAATTCCACGTTTAAGCTCAGGAATGACTGGCAGGGCTCTTGGCCGATCCCCATGCTCATCACTGAAACAGAATGATAAAAACTCATTGAAGCAATTGTCCTGTTATATAAAAGCATGGTTATTGCCTACTGAGAACAAAAACCTCGTCCATGGTGCAGGCTCATTGTCACATCTCACAAACAAATATCTGCAAACCTTGAACCCCTGAGGCCAAAAAGAAGTTGAACGATCAACGAAAGTCACAAAAGTGATCCAATGAACAAAATCCtgcattattacaaaaatacataCCTGCTTTCCGACTTTTCTCCAACATTTTTCTATCCTGTAGATCCCATCATACCTGTAACCTTTCTCCGGGGCATATGGAGAACGCTTATCTTTCTCTGATCTgttcaacaagaaaataaaggagGTATTCAGTAAAATGAGTTCACTAAATTAGGCTTGCAAAGCAGCTATCGACCCAGCTGTTGTAAGAAGACACCCGCCAAATCAAAATTGAGGTACTTGGGTCACATGCTTCAAGAACTTGTCGACTGGGATGGCAGAGACAAAATTCAAAGACCCTTTAAGATGTGGAGTCAATGTGTTACTGCTGTGAAGTTAGAGATAAAATTGAAGCTAGGAAAGATGTATAGTTCAAGTAACTTCAAATAATAAACCCCGAACACTCTTCTGACAGTATGGATTTGATCATGTAGAAGGTTGGTGCAATCCCATAATATCAAGGAAATCCAAGCTGATCACAGGAAATTTCCTTAGGTAACCCTCAAACTGGATGCAATAACTAACACTTTCAGATGTATTATTTCTCTTGTCTGCCAGTATTGTTGAGACACAACATTTGCCATTTTCTACAGAAAAGTCACATCCAGCTAAACTTCTATCAAGTTCATGAACTTCAATTAGAAtgataattctttatttgacTAGCACTGATgaattcaaacttatttttaccTAAAGGCACTCGGCACTTGCTATCAGTGGAGAAAGAGAAACCATgggattacataattatttcatcTTGATTTCCTACAGCTTCATTATGCTCTGGTACTCACTACTTATTCAAATCAAGTCTTGCATATTTAGGGACAAATGATAGTGCCAATACATTGGAGAGCCAAGAAAAAGGTCTTTAATATGTAATTACCTTAGTGTCTGCTCACAAAATAAACCATTAAGTATTCGTCTGACATAGGAGTAGAAAGAACTTAGCAGTGGCCTTTATTACCTAACAACACGAACTGGATAGCCTTTGTCACAGCTAACTCGCAGAGCCTGATTCTGTTCCTTAAACTCCTGATCAAATGACTGTTCCTTGTTGGTGCGTTTGTTTCCACTTAAATCCCTTCCACCACTGCCATAAtcagaagaaggaaaaacGATAAAATCAACATATTGATTATATGAAGGAAACTTGTACTCACTCAGAAGCTTAGATTACCTTAAACAACAAAGGGAAACAAGCAATGTAACATTTGCCTTTCATACAATTGTAAACAGCAACTGAATGCATTCACACAAAGCAAAGTAGAAGACTAGAAGTTCTCATGCTTTACAGTGGGATGTAACTAGAAAAGGGTAACAGCATGTCCAAACACTGAGGTGGCACAAGTGAAAAGATATTGTGAATTATCAGTAATCTAATAAAGCTTAGACTTAAACTCTTCAGGAGGATCTATCCAGATAATCATGAAGTCTAGCCAGGTTTGAGAAGAATCCAGAGGAAAGCACCCGGAAATTGTTGCTAATTGATATAGATAATCTGAATCTTCCATATGTTCGtgttcaagaaaatatagCTTAGTTTCATTGTTCAAAGCAGAGTGGTCGCTAGATTACGTTGGAATGGACTTTTCATGTTAAAACCATGAAGCTATGGTGAATGAAACTGTAGAACATACATTTGCATAGAAACTAAACCAGTCAAAAGATGATAACATAGTCTCAAAAGATAACCTTCCTGTGTAGATAAACCATTCACCATGGTCTTCATCATCCTCATAACCTCCAGAAATTACTATTGACTGGGAACCATAATGGGCCTTTCCGCCAATGCCACCTACAGGAGGGTAATGCACACCCCACTGCCTGCAGTCCATACGCATATCCCAAGTCTCTCCAACCAAAACCCCTTGATTTCTCTCTGGATCATTCTCTGCTGGGATAGGTCCAAAGTGATCTCTAGGGACAGTGACAAAAATTCTCCCACTCGCAGCGTTGGCCATTCCAGGTCTCTGTGCCCTTTCTGTAGTAAATGCCTTATCAGGACGATCTTGGTTATGCAAATAGCGATATACAATTTGAGGCCCTCCAGAAATAATTGATCTTGACAATTTCGCCATTCGTATGGCAGCCACAAGGGTGGAGTTGATGCGCGGCTGAATTGCCATTCTGCGGGGAATGCTAGTACGGCACTTAGCACAAGTATGCTTGCCTTGCTTGATCCACCTTTCGAAGCATTTTAAGCAAAAATTGTGTCCACATGGTGTCTGAAGTTTTTTCAAACGGAAACACAGTATCAGATCAAGATACATCACAGTAATACATTAATCCCTTAATGGAGGCCCAAGCACCCGTGTAGGGCACTAAACATTATAGCAGCCACCATATTTGAAAAGTACATAACATATTGACACAGAAATACAAATCATCaactaaaaatgaaatcaaactAGTAGAAAAAGTTGCAAAATTTATACCGTAACAGGCCTTTCCGGAAGCTCCATACAGTAGGCACATCTGAAGGTCTCACCAAGCACTCCCAAAATATCACTCACTTTCTCCTCTTTTTCATCACTAATGTCTCCATTTCCTTTGCTCCGTTCATCGCCTTCCACCCTTCCACTTAAAAGCTGTTGCCTTCTCTTCGCCTTTTCCTTCTCCGACAACGAATCATCTCCCTCAATCTCTCGAATCCTCGCAAACAGATCTTTCTTCTCCGAATCCACCGGCGCTGGAGCTCCGTCAAGTCCATCGCCCGAGCAGTCAGGGCACTCAAACTTCAATGCCGAAGCCATGGTCTCTGGGACGACAGTGAGGCAAAGCACGTGCCACGGCGTGGCGCACGTGACGCAGGTGAGCGTAGCCTCCTCCGGCGGCTTCACTTTGCAGCGCATGCAAACGCCGTCGGCATCGACGGGGAGCTGACGGCTAACTTGCAGCATCTCCAACGAAAACGTTCAGTCGTCTGCGGGAGAGTTTGACGTATAGATACAGAGATTgtattgtgtgtgtatatatatatatatgtaaagatGCAGAAACAGAGCAGTCGAGCgggatttgaaaattgaaatgaaaattcgATTTTGAATTGTACGGAATGATCAGGAGTGGGAGAGTGCAGGTGGAGTTTCAGTGGGGATCACATTGTGGCGCTCTGATTATGAAAAGTCAGAAATTTGGAGTTGACCGGATGATGCTTCATGatcttattaaaaattaattaatatattttacatctCATTTTAgaaatgcataaaatattttatattttatatctcatttttttgttcCTATTCTAACTAGTTCTAACACATTTAAGGACATAGTACTGGTATACATCATACTTCGCCAACACCACCAATCGCTCAATACCCTAACACCATCGGTCCCCCACTGTGCCACCCCTCCCCGTCTACTTCCGCCGCCACCATCTTCCTCCAACACTGTTGCCCCTCCCCGCCACCCGCCATCTTCTTCCACAAAAAATCCCTCTGCCGCCATCTCCCTCCCACGCTTCTGTCTCCCAACATCGTAGCCCCCCTACCATCTTCATCGACAAAAATCCCTACAtcttatatctatataatctATTCTCACCAAAAAATTAGGGTATATCTACTtgaataaccaaaaaataataatcgaAGTAATCAACTCAAAACTTTTAGTTTAATCAAGTAGTGACGTGATAGGTTATTTTCTTTAGAATTTGGATGTTTATACTTTAGGcgtttgataattaattaagatctTGAATTCTTagtgtaatatattatacctatcatgtatttatatatatgaatcagAAATTCCCATTGGAATTGATTGGAGATCTTAGATGCAAATAAACAATGAGTTTTCAAAGAAGATAGCTGTGTTGGTATTTTTATGGAATAGTTTCTAAGCATATGAAGGAAACAAAAACTCGTTTTATGTacataaaatgttttattttatcaagaatatttttttatgaaaccTTATTAAGTTTTCGAActattcataaaatatcagAAATATTTGGgtgtattaaaatttataaaattgttataaatatactttcGGAAATTAGGCGTGAATCTGGTAAACCcctttttcataaatatttaacctATTTTTAGATGTCTTTTAGTTAtgaaactttttataatttttttattatgttatgtATATACTATCtgttaattttcagaatatttggaaatttgggtaaatttataagatttccTTGAGTTATGTTACAAGGCAGTGCTATTTTCTGCAGAATCTTACTCTTTTcgaaattatatgataattttgaatagtttttttgataatttattatcttatgtATTAGCTAATATAAGTTTTGagtaacatataaaatttatatgataatttcGTAGAATTATCATCCTATTTCCCTTCTAGTCtagttcttttatttgattttgaatcaattaacaaataatcGAGTGATTAGCATCGTCAATTGATCTAAGTATTATTGATTTACTCtatgtatcaatttttataaggtGAATTTTGTATTGAATTAGGAATTTGAGTCCATAATAATATTAGGTTTGAATTAAGTTAAAAGTTTTTGTTTCTCTAGAATTAAATAGGTTGAAGagcttgaaaaaaaaaatagaaaaatgagggaagaatttaaacaataaattttctattaatttattaataatatctccataataattaatgaacgATGAGTTTACAATtgagtttataatatttgattacaaaaattataaagatgtAGGTGCAGGAGCAACAAGGGGAGCAGCTACTGGACCAGGGGTGACGCCGTCATTGCTCAAAATCGCCAACATGGATCGATGATTCTCTTCTTGATTCTTGCAAAGAGCTGGCAAAGATACTCCTACACAATTTACAACATATATTTAGTAATGATCAAATATATGTGTCAATGGGGGACAACATGATGGTTTGAGCATAATATTTCTCTATGAAAGGTCTCGTATTTGAATCTTGGGTGTGTACATGTATATTGGGTGTTGTgtattaaaaacaaatgatCGAACTTTGTTTAAGCTTCAAGAAATCAACAATAAATAAGGAAGAATTAAAAAAcattagtaattaatatttaatatggaATAATTAAAGGAAATTACCTTCGCCGGCAGCAAGGTTGAAAAAGAGGTCGACAATGTTAGGGCAGTTGTGATAGCAAGCAGGAGAACAAAGATGGGCAGTGAACTCTGATGAGAGAAAGGCGTCGGAGGATATTCCGACGGATTCACGGCAAACACCGCATGCATTCACACACTGATCCGTCTCAATGTATCCGGATAATTTCTCCACCACAACCTCTGATGTCTTacactttttttcttgtgcatttttGCAATTCTCCAACACACACCTCTTCCCAGATGATGCAATCGCAAAAGAACACAAGTTTGTGGGCAAATTCTCACAAATCACATCCgctgtataaaataaaaattaagaaaactattcaatcatattattataaatgatgtatataaaattaatacatatcataacatatttattagttCATTATTTTGACAATCAAAATGATACAAAAACCTAACACAATACTTAAATTTACAAGAAAGGCATACCTAGTGTTCTTTCAACAAAGAGAGAGCAAGTAAAGAAGAGGAGCAATGATAATTTCATTGAAGaacccattattttcttttgatgtggggattctttttctcttctttgggggggggggttggaTATTTTCTGATGTGATGGAAATGTTGAATGGGATAACTACTTTATATACAgtgatagagagagaaagagaaagggagaaaatttttataaccTCACAAATTTAACTGAAAAAACAGAATACAAAGTCTTCGAATTCTCTAAACCACAAAATTCATATGTATGTCCTTAAAATAGGGTAATTGATGAATTTCTATATTAAGAATGCAATAATTCTTTTAggtgtacttttttttttttttttgacaaatatatacacCCAAAATTTGAACTCAAGATCTTCAACAAGAATTCTTGAGTCCCAAATTAGGTCCTGTTTGATTCGTGTAATTATGTATGATAAAATTACTTATCATgcataattttacatttgttGATAGTATTAGAATTCGATACTAATACTAATACTAATCGATTTTAATTATCCTAATTTATGGGGATATTATATCCCATATGAGAGGCGGGATATACTATCCCATTAATTAGTGTATCGcgtgattaaaatattttcttccttaTATGCCTTGTGAAAAACATGCgagtttaaaaaaatgtattttaaactataatagtttaataataaaatatataaaatattacttcattaaaatcacaaaatatcctttaacacatattttattgtatagtatatataaatatattaaatagtaatatatagaaaaaaagataaatgccttatttagtataaatatataatttatcgaaagaatatttatttgtattacaTTTAGAGCATTATGATTTACTATTAGTCTATGACAAAAGAGTCATAAATTAGGCTAAAGGACCAAATCAACGCAAAATAGCTAGATAAGgactaatttaatattgcCAAAGATAAAGGACCGGAATGAATTCAGATCAAAGTTATAggacaaaattttctttttacctaTCATGTAATCATGTTGATCAGTTGCTACAATAACGAGGAGCGTgggatataatatatttgtctaTAAGTTTATAGTGGGGTCCActtgctttcattttttgccCATCTCAAGAATGAGTCGAAACATATtcaatgtttattttcatacaaaaacaCCACATCTCATTTGGcataaatacacacacacacgcatatatatatatataattacatataaaagatacataattttg from Sesamum indicum cultivar Zhongzhi No. 13 linkage group LG3, S_indicum_v1.0, whole genome shotgun sequence harbors:
- the LOC105158230 gene encoding E3 ubiquitin-protein ligase ORTHRUS 2, translated to MLQVSRQLPVDADGVCMRCKVKPPEEATLTCVTCATPWHVLCLTVVPETMASALKFECPDCSGDGLDGAPAPVDSEKKDLFARIREIEGDDSLSEKEKAKRRQQLLSGRVEGDERSKGNGDISDEKEEKVSDILGVLGETFRCAYCMELPERPVTTPCGHNFCLKCFERWIKQGKHTCAKCRTSIPRRMAIQPRINSTLVAAIRMAKLSRSIISGGPQIVYRYLHNQDRPDKAFTTERAQRPGMANAASGRIFVTVPRDHFGPIPAENDPERNQGVLVGETWDMRMDCRQWGVHYPPVGGIGGKAHYGSQSIVISGGYEDDEDHGEWFIYTGSGGRDLSGNKRTNKEQSFDQEFKEQNQALRVSCDKGYPVRVVRSEKDKRSPYAPEKGYRYDGIYRIEKCWRKVGKQGFKVCRYLFVRCDNEPAPWTSDEHGDRPRALPVIPELKRGIDVSERKDSPSWDYDEKECCWKWKKPPPPSEEKVVNINPEDRENARKVIRKAQTISMKEKLLKGFSCLICEKVMNLPLTTPCAHNFCKPCLENAFAGQTFSKERVCQNGRKLRSQKNVLKCPACPTDISEFLQNPQVNRELMEVIEKLQSELDKDEDNGRSSDTQKNNSGKETIDALPGGDAANLSNKEMELQHESSLKRKTSSPSLSAEHENTEISKKSKVDTEIGPETKVAMENPSDSNISQPPAAKGRGRPKGRIQKGVAKHKANNKSKQGQEAGEDGNTSPSSPLHLQHNI
- the LOC105158231 gene encoding uncharacterized protein LOC105158231, encoding MGSSMKLSLLLFFTCSLFVERTLADVICENLPTNLCSFAIASSGKRCVLENCKNAQEKKCKTSEVVVEKLSGYIETDQCVNACGVCRESVGISSDAFLSSEFTAHLCSPACYHNCPNIVDLFFNLAAGEGVSLPALCKNQEENHRSMLAILSNDGVTPGPVAAPLVAPAPTSL